Proteins encoded by one window of Lactobacillus paragasseri:
- a CDS encoding amino acid permease codes for MENKKNHPPKLKRSMTAGQMEMLSLGGAIGVGLFMGSTSTIKWTGPSVLLAYMFVGLILYIVMRALGEMLYVSPGTGSFADYATEYISPLAGYLAEWANVFQYIVVGISEVVAATEYLKFWWPQVSVFWSGIIIIAFLLLANLASAKAYGALEFWFAMIKVVTIILMIILGLLVILLGVGNHGKPLGFSNLWSHGGFFTGGMKGFFFSMAIIAGSYEGIELIGISAGEVANPQEAIVKSVKSVLWRILIFYVGAIFVIVTIYPWNQLSNIGSPFVETFTKVGITAAAGIINFVVLTAALSGANSGIYSSSRMLFKLAHEGEAPKIFGKLSKHIVPDRAIIGITVGILLGFVLNLIVSTMNKSMGELFVIVYSSSVLPGMVAWFVILIAELKFRKSNAHLMNKHPFKLPLYPYSNYFAFVMLLIIVIFMFINPETRVSVAVGAGVLVLAAIVYAIKHRKKK; via the coding sequence ATGGAAAATAAGAAAAATCATCCTCCTAAATTAAAAAGATCCATGACTGCAGGCCAAATGGAAATGCTCTCTCTCGGTGGGGCAATAGGTGTTGGCTTGTTCATGGGATCAACTTCAACTATAAAATGGACAGGACCTTCAGTATTATTAGCGTATATGTTTGTGGGGTTAATTTTATATATTGTAATGCGGGCACTTGGCGAAATGCTCTATGTTAGTCCTGGAACAGGTTCATTTGCTGATTATGCTACAGAATATATTTCTCCTTTAGCCGGATATTTGGCAGAATGGGCCAATGTTTTTCAGTACATTGTTGTTGGTATTTCTGAAGTTGTCGCTGCTACAGAATACTTAAAATTTTGGTGGCCCCAAGTTAGTGTGTTTTGGTCGGGTATCATTATTATTGCTTTCTTGCTATTAGCAAACTTGGCTAGTGCTAAAGCATATGGAGCTTTAGAATTTTGGTTTGCAATGATTAAAGTGGTAACAATTATATTAATGATTATTTTGGGTTTGCTGGTAATTTTACTTGGTGTAGGTAATCATGGAAAACCACTTGGTTTTAGTAATTTATGGTCGCATGGTGGTTTCTTCACGGGTGGAATGAAAGGCTTCTTTTTTTCAATGGCAATTATTGCAGGTTCTTATGAAGGAATAGAATTAATTGGAATTTCAGCTGGAGAAGTTGCAAATCCGCAAGAAGCAATAGTGAAGAGCGTAAAGTCTGTTTTATGGCGTATATTAATTTTTTACGTTGGAGCAATTTTTGTTATTGTCACCATTTATCCATGGAACCAGCTAAGTAATATTGGGTCACCATTTGTAGAAACTTTTACTAAGGTCGGAATTACAGCAGCGGCAGGGATTATCAATTTCGTTGTGTTAACAGCAGCCTTATCGGGTGCAAATTCTGGAATCTATTCCTCTAGTCGAATGCTCTTTAAATTGGCTCATGAAGGAGAAGCGCCAAAGATATTTGGTAAGCTATCAAAGCATATTGTTCCTGATCGTGCAATTATTGGTATTACTGTTGGTATTTTACTCGGCTTCGTTTTAAACCTAATTGTCTCAACAATGAATAAATCAATGGGAGAATTATTTGTCATCGTCTATAGTTCTTCAGTTTTACCAGGGATGGTAGCATGGTTTGTAATTTTGATTGCTGAATTAAAATTTAGAAAAAGTAATGCTCATTTGATGAATAAACATCCATTTAAGCTGCCGCTATACCCATATTCAAATTATTTTGCCTTTGTAATGTTGCTAATAATCGTTATTTTTATGTTTATTAATCCAGAAACTAGAGTTTCTGTTGCTGTGGGAGCCGGTGTCCTAGTATTAGCAGCAATTGTTTATGCAATTAAGCACCGAAAGAAAAAATAG
- a CDS encoding amino acid permease — MGNKKSIPKLKRSMTAGQMEMISLGGAIGVGLFMGSTSTIKWTGPSVLLAYMFVGLILYIVMRALGEMLYVNPGTGSFADYATEYVHPLAGYLAEWANVFEYIVVGMSEVVAATEYLKFWWPKVNVFWSGIIIILFLVLANLASAKAYASLEFWFAMIKVVTIILMIILGFIVIFFGVGNGGKPTGFSNLWSHGGFFTGGVKGFFFSMSIIVGSYEGIELLGISAGEVANPQEAIIKSVKSVLWRILIFYVGAIFVIVTIYPWNELSSIGSPFVTTFAKVGITAAASIINFVVLTAALSGANSGIYSSSRMLFKLAHDGDAPKTFGHISKRIVPNHAILGISGGILIGFVVNMIAATINKSTQDLFVIVFSSSVLPGMIPWFVILLAELKFRHNNQDLLVDHPFKLPLYPISNYFAFLMLIVIVVFMLINPETRISVLVGAAVLIIATIVYLIRHRKDGVDGK, encoded by the coding sequence ATGGGAAATAAAAAGTCAATTCCGAAGTTAAAGCGTTCTATGACTGCTGGTCAAATGGAAATGATATCTTTGGGCGGTGCAATTGGGGTCGGATTATTTATGGGATCTACCTCTACAATAAAATGGACGGGACCATCCGTTTTATTAGCGTATATGTTTGTCGGCTTAATTTTATACATTGTAATGCGTGCCTTAGGAGAAATGCTATATGTAAATCCAGGTACTGGGTCATTTGCTGATTATGCAACTGAGTATGTGCATCCATTAGCTGGCTATCTAGCAGAGTGGGCTAATGTATTTGAATATATTGTTGTTGGAATGTCTGAAGTGGTAGCGGCAACTGAATATTTAAAATTTTGGTGGCCCAAGGTTAATGTCTTTTGGTCGGGAATAATTATCATTTTATTTCTAGTTTTAGCAAATTTAGCAAGTGCAAAAGCATATGCTTCTCTTGAATTTTGGTTTGCTATGATCAAAGTTGTAACTATTATTTTGATGATCATCTTGGGCTTCATTGTGATTTTCTTTGGTGTAGGTAATGGAGGAAAACCAACTGGTTTTAGCAATTTATGGTCACATGGTGGTTTCTTTACTGGTGGCGTAAAAGGCTTTTTCTTTTCAATGTCAATTATCGTTGGCTCTTACGAAGGAATAGAATTACTTGGAATTTCTGCTGGTGAAGTTGCTAATCCACAAGAAGCAATCATAAAAAGCGTCAAATCCGTTTTATGGAGAATTCTAATTTTTTATGTTGGAGCAATTTTTGTCATTGTTACCATTTATCCATGGAATGAATTAAGCAGTATTGGATCACCTTTTGTAACTACGTTTGCCAAAGTAGGAATTACAGCAGCAGCAAGTATCATTAATTTTGTGGTTTTGACGGCCGCATTATCAGGTGCAAATTCTGGAATTTATTCATCTAGTCGTATGCTCTTTAAATTAGCTCATGATGGGGATGCGCCTAAGACATTTGGTCATATATCCAAGCGTATTGTTCCTAATCATGCAATTTTAGGTATTTCCGGGGGAATATTGATTGGATTTGTTGTAAATATGATTGCTGCTACGATTAATAAATCTACGCAGGATTTATTTGTAATCGTGTTCTCGTCCTCAGTGTTACCAGGCATGATTCCATGGTTTGTAATTTTACTTGCAGAACTAAAATTTAGACATAATAATCAAGATTTGCTAGTTGATCATCCGTTTAAGTTGCCGCTATATCCTATTTCTAATTATTTCGCATTTTTAATGTTAATTGTTATTGTAGTATTTATGCTTATTAATCCAGAAACTCGGATTTCTGTACTAGTTGGAGCAGCGGTATTAATTATAGCTACAATTGTATATCTGATTCGTCATAGAAAGGATGGTGTTGATGGAAAATAA
- a CDS encoding DUF956 family protein encodes MVQSLNTKSEYVDTATWFRGIPTYGKILVGDKGFEFYSDNNPNDYVQIPWNEVTVVVADVYFGGKYIPRFKICTKKNGSFIFAARHVKPTLRAIRKHVPANNMRRALTIWQKIKRNFTRN; translated from the coding sequence ATGGTTCAATCACTAAATACAAAATCAGAATATGTTGATACTGCGACTTGGTTTAGAGGAATTCCTACATATGGAAAAATTCTTGTTGGTGACAAGGGATTCGAATTCTATAGTGATAACAATCCTAATGATTATGTTCAGATTCCTTGGAACGAAGTAACTGTTGTAGTAGCAGATGTATATTTTGGTGGAAAATATATTCCACGATTTAAGATTTGCACTAAAAAAAATGGTAGTTTTATCTTTGCTGCAAGACATGTAAAGCCAACTTTGCGTGCTATTCGAAAGCATGTTCCAGCAAACAATATGAGAAGAGCTCTTACAATTTGGCAAAAGATCAAACGTAATTTTACACGAAATTAA
- a CDS encoding PTS system mannose/fructose/sorbose family transporter subunit IID, with translation MTETAKKKLTLSKSDRIKVWWRSTFLQGSWNYERMQNGGWAYSLIPALRKLYPEKKDLSLALKRHLEFFNTHPYLASPIIGVTLALEEDKANGADVDNTAIQGVKVGMMGPLAGVGDPVFWYTVRPIIGSLGASLALSGNILGPILFFVLWNVIRMAFLWYTQEMGYKAGTKITEDASGGLLQKITRGASMMGMFVIGALIERWVTINFKPVVSSVPLQKGAYIDWNALPKGAEGIHKALSEYNLGNGMALDKIKETTLQQNLDSLIPGLAALLLTFLCMWLLKKKVSPIVIIIGIFVVGILGHVIGLL, from the coding sequence ATGACTGAAACTGCAAAAAAGAAATTAACTTTAAGTAAATCAGATCGTATTAAGGTTTGGTGGCGTTCTACTTTCCTTCAAGGTTCATGGAACTATGAAAGAATGCAAAACGGTGGTTGGGCATACAGTTTAATCCCAGCCTTAAGAAAATTGTATCCAGAAAAGAAGGATTTATCTCTTGCATTAAAGAGACACTTGGAATTCTTTAACACACACCCTTACTTAGCATCACCTATTATTGGTGTTACTCTTGCTCTAGAAGAGGATAAGGCTAATGGTGCTGATGTTGATAACACCGCCATTCAAGGTGTTAAAGTTGGTATGATGGGTCCTTTAGCTGGTGTTGGTGATCCTGTATTCTGGTACACAGTTCGTCCTATTATTGGATCATTAGGTGCTTCACTTGCTTTGAGCGGAAACATCTTAGGTCCTATCTTATTCTTTGTATTATGGAATGTAATTCGTATGGCATTCTTATGGTACACTCAAGAAATGGGTTACAAAGCTGGTACTAAGATTACTGAAGATGCTTCAGGTGGTTTATTACAAAAGATCACTCGTGGTGCCTCAATGATGGGTATGTTTGTTATCGGTGCCTTAATTGAACGTTGGGTAACGATTAACTTTAAGCCAGTTGTTTCAAGTGTTCCACTTCAAAAGGGTGCTTACATCGATTGGAACGCTCTTCCAAAGGGAGCAGAAGGTATTCACAAAGCATTATCTGAATATAATTTAGGTAATGGTATGGCCTTAGATAAAATTAAGGAAACAACTTTGCAACAAAACTTAGATAGTTTAATTCCTGGTCTTGCTGCATTGCTATTAACTTTCTTATGTATGTGGTTACTAAAGAAGAAAGTTTCACCAATTGTTATTATTATTGGTATCTTCGTTGTTGGTATTTTAGGTCACGTAATTGGCTTACTATAA